Proteins encoded together in one Apteryx mantelli isolate bAptMan1 chromosome 31, bAptMan1.hap1, whole genome shotgun sequence window:
- the S100A11 gene encoding protein S100-A11 — protein MSKVSPTETERCIESLLAVFQRYAGREGDNCKLSKREFLAFMNSELASFTKNQKDPAVLDRMMKKLDLNSDGQLDFQEFLNLIGGIAVACHDALVVQAPRH, from the exons ATG TCAAAGGTGTCACCCACAGAGACCGAACGCTGCATCGAGTCCCTGCTGGCTGTCTTCCAGCGGTACGCAGGGCGCGAAGGGGACAACTGCAAGCTCTCCAAGAGAGAGTTCCTTGCCTTCATGAACAGTGAGCTGGCTTCCTTCACAAAG AATCAGAAGGACCCAGCTGTCCTGGACAGAATGATGAAGAAACTTGATTTGAACAGTGATGGGCAGCTGGACTTCCAGGAGTTCCTGAACCTCATTGGGGGCATTGCAGTGGCATGCCACGATGCCCTAGTTGTGCAGGCCCCTCGCCACTAG
- the COPA gene encoding coatomer subunit alpha isoform X1 codes for MLTKFETKSARVKGLSFHPKRPWILTSLHNGVIQLWDYRMCTLIDKFDEHDGPVRGIDFHKQQPLFVSGGDDYKIKVWNYKLRRCLFTLLGHLDYIRTTFFHHEYPWILSASDDQTIRVWNWQSRTCVCVLTGHNHYVMCAQFHPSEDLVVSASLDQTVRVWDISGLRKKNLSPGAVESDVRGITGVDLFGTTDAVVKHVLEGHDRGVNWAAFHPTMPLIVSGADDRQVKIWRMNESKAWEVDTCRGHYNNVSCAVFHPRQELILSNSEDKSIRVWDMSKRTGVQTFRRDHDRFWVLAAHPNLNLFAAGHDGGMIVFKLERERPAYAVHGNMLYYVKDRFLRQLDFNSSKDVAVMQLRSGSKFPVFNMSYNPAENAVLLCTRASNLENSTYDLYTIPKDADSQNPDAPEGKRSSGLTAVWVARNRFAVLDRMHSILIKNLKNEITKKVQVPNCDEIFYAGTGNLLLRDADSITLFDVQQKRTLASVKISKVKYVIWSADMSHVALLAKHAIMICNRKLESLCNIHENIRVKSGAWDESGVFIYTTSNHIKYAVTTGDHGIIRTLDLPIYVTRVKGNNVYCLDRECRPRVLTIDPTEFKFKLALINRKYDEVLHMVRNAKLVGQSIIAYLQKKGYPEVALHFVKDEKTRFSLALECGNIEIALEAAKALDDKNCWEKLGEVALLQGNHQIVEMCYQRTKNFDRLSFLYLITGNLEKLRKMMKIAEIRKDMSGHYQNALYLGDVSERVRILKNCGQKSLAYLTAATHGLDEEAESLKETFDPEKETIPDIDPNAKLLQPPAPIMPLDTNWPLLTVSKGFFEGTIASKGKGGALAADIDIDTVGTEGWGEDAELQLDEDGFVDAGEGFGEEGLGKGQEEGGGWEVEEDLDLPPELDVPAGPAGGAEDGFFVPPTKGTSPAQVWCNNSQLPVDHILAGSFETAMRLLHDQVGVTNFGPYKQLFLQTYARGRTTYQALPCLPSMYGYPHRNWKEAGLKNALPAVGLKLNDLIQRLQLCYQLTTAGKFEEAVEKFRSILLSVPLLVVDNKQEIAEAQQLIAICREYIVGLSMEIERKKLPKETLEQQKRICEMAAYFTHSNLQPVHMILVLRTALNLFFKLKNFKTAATFARRLLELGPKPEVAQQTRKILSACEKNPTDTYQLNYDMHNPFDICAASYRPIYRGKPVEKCPLSGACYCPEFQGQICRVTTVTEIGKDVIGLRISPLQFR; via the exons ATTATCGGATGTGCACCCTGATCGACAAATTCGACGAGCACGATG GACCTGTTCGAGGTATTGACTTCCACAAACAGCAACCTCTCTTTGTTTCTGGAGGTGATGATTACAAAATAAAG GTCTGGAATTACAAATTGCGCCGTTGTCTTTTCACTCTGCTTGGGCACTTGGATTACATTCGCACTACCTTCTTCCACCAC GAATATCCCTGGATCTTGAGCGCTTCTGATGATCAGACAATTCGTGTTTGGAATTGGCAGTCCAGGACTTGTGTTTG TGTGCTGACAGGACACAACCACTATGTGATGTGTGCCCAGTTTCACCCCTCTGAGGACCTGGTAGTGTCAGCCAGCTTGGATCAGACTGTGCGCGTTTGGGATATTTCTG GCCTAAGGAAGAAAAACCTGTCCCCTGGAGCTGTGGAATCGGATGTCAGGGGAATAACCGGGGTGGATTTGTTTGGGACGACAGATGCAGTTGTGAAGCACGTTCTTGAG GGCCATGATCGTGGAGTGAACTGGGCTGCCTTTCACCCCACCATGCCACTTATTGTATCAGGAGCTGATGATCGACAAGTGAAGATCTGGCGGATGAATG AATCGAAGGCCTGGGAGGTCGACACTTGCCGTGGACATTACAACAATGTCTCGTGTGCTGTCTTTCACCCGCGGCAGGAACTGATCCTCAGCAATTCAGAAGACAAGAGCATCCGTGTGTGGGATATGTCTAAACG CACGGGTGTCCAGACATTTCGCCGTGATCATGATCGCTTTTGGGTATTGGCTGCTCATCCCAACCTCAACCTCTTTGCTGCAG GCCATGATGGTGGCATGATTGTGTTCAAACTGGAGCGTGAGCGGCCTGCTTATGCCGTACATGGGAACATGCTGTATTACGTGAAGGACCGTTTCCTCCGCCAGCTTGATTTCAACAGTTCAAAGGACGTTGCTGTCATGCAGCTGCGAAG TGGTTCCAAGTTCCCTGTGTTCAACATGTCATATAACCCAGCTGAGAACGCTGTCCTCCTCTGCACG AGAGCCAGCAACTTGGAGAACAGCACTTATGACCTATACACCATTCCCAAGGATGCAGACTCCCAGAACCCGGATG CCCCTGAAGGGAAACGTTCCTCCGGGCTAACAGCTGTGTGGGTAGCTCGTAACCGCTTTGCAGTCCTGGATCGCATGCATTCG ATCCTAATCAAAAACCTGAAGAATGAGATCACCAAGAAGGTGCAGGTGCCGAACTGCGATGAGATTTTCTATGCTGGCACAGGGAACCTGCTGCTGAGAGATGCAGACTCCATCACCCTGTTTGACGTGCAGCAGAAGCG AACTCTGGCCTCGGTGAAGATCTCCAAGGTGAAATACGTCATCTGGTCGGCTGACATGTCCCATGTAGCTTTGCTGGCTAAGCACG cCATCATGATCTGCAACAGAAAGCTGGAGTCACTGTGTAATATCCATGAAAATATCCGTGTCAAGAGTGGTGCCTGGGATGAGAGTGGTGTTTTCATCTATACCACCAGCAACCACATCAAATATGCTGTCACTACTGG GGATCATGGCATCATCCGCACCTTGGATCTGCCTATTTATGTTACCCGTGTGAAGGGAAACAACGTGTACTGCCTGGACAGAGAATGCCGTCCCAGGGTCCTCACCATTGATCCCACAGAATTCAAGTTCAAACTGGCATTGATCAACAGAAAATATGATGAG GTGCTGCACATGGTGAGGAATGCTAAGCTCGTGGGCCAGTCCATCATTGCCTACCTGCAAAAAAAGGGCTACCCTGAGGTGGCACTGCACTTTGTCAAGGATGAGAAGACCCGGTTCAGCCTGGCACTGGAATGCGGCAACATTGAG ATTGCTCTGGAAGCAGCCAAGGCTCTGGATGACAAGAATTgctgggagaagctgggagaagtgGCATTGCTGCAGGGAAATCACCAAATTGTGGAGATGTGCTACCAACGCACCAAGAATTTTGATAGGCTCTCCTTCCTCTACCTCATCACTGGCAACCTGGAGAAGCTCCGGAAGATGATGAAGATAG cTGAGATCCGTAAAGATATGAGTGGCCACTACCAGAATGCCTTGTATCTAGGAGATGTGTCAGAGAGGGTGAGGATCCTGAAGAACTGTGGGCAAA AGTCCCTGGCCTATCTCACAGCTGCAACTCATGGTCTggatgaggaagctgaaagccTGAAGGAAACATTTGATCCTGAAAAGGAAACA ATTCCAGACATTGATCCCAATGCAAAAttgctgcagcctcctgcccctaTCATGCCTCTGGATACCAACTGGCCGTTGCTGACTGTCTCCAAGGGATTCTTCGAAGGAACAATTGCTAGCAAAG GCAAAGGGGGTGCTTTGGCTGCAGATATTGATATTGACACTGTTGGCACTGAAGGCTGGGGTGAAGATGCAGAGTTGCAGCTGGATGAAG ATGGTTTTGTGGATGCTGGAGAAGGCTTTGGAGAAGAAGGCCTAGGTAAAGGACAGGAAGAAGGAGGCGGATGGGAAGTTGAGGAAGATTTGGACCTTCCCCCTGAACTG GATGTACCTGCTGGACCAGCAGGAGGAGCTGAGGATGGTTTCTTTGTGCCACCCACCAAAGGCACCAGCCCTGCTCAG GTGTGGTGTAACAATTCTCAGCTTCCTGTTGATCACATCCTGGCAGGCTCCTTTGAAACAGCAATGAGA CTCCTTCATGACCAGGTAGGAGTCACAAACTTCGGTCCCTACAAGCAGCTGTTCCTGCAGACCTATGCCCGTGGCCGTACGACCTATCAAGCCCTGCCTTGTCTCCCTTCCATGTATGGATACCCGCATCGCAACTG gaaggaagctggctTGAAGAACGCCCTCCCTGCTGTTGGACTGAAACTCAATGACCTGATCCAGCGCCTGCAGCTGTGCTACCAGCTCACTACGGCTGGCAAGTTTGAGGAAGCCGTGGAGAAGTTCCGCTCCATCTTGCTCAGTGTGCCCTTGCTAGTGGTAGACAACAAGCAGGAGATTGCTGAG GCCCAGCAGCTGATAGCCATTTGCCGGGAGTATATTGTAGGGCTCTCAATGGAGATAGAGCGGAAGAAGCTGCCCAAAGAGACCCTGGAGCAGCAGAAGCGCATTTGTGAG ATGGCTGCCTATTTCACCCACTCCAACCTGCAGCCTGTCCACATGATCTTGGTGCTGCGCACTGCTCTCAACCTCTTTTTCAAACTCAAAAACTTCAAGACAGCTGCTACCTTTGCTCGTCGGCTGCTGGAACTGGGTCCAAAGCCTGAGGTGGCGCAGCAG ACCCGCAAGATCTTGTCTGCGTGTGAGAAGAATCCCACTGACACCTACCAGCTCAACTATGATATGCACAACCCCTTTGACatctgtgctgcctcttaccGGCCCATATATCGTGGCAAACCTGTGGAGAAGTGTCCACTCAGTGGAGCCTGCTACTGTCCTGAGTTCCAGGGGCAGATCTGCCGTGTCACCACA GTGACAGAGATCGGCAAAGATGTCATTGGGCTGCGGATCAGCCCACTCCAGTTCCGCTAG
- the COPA gene encoding coatomer subunit alpha isoform X2, whose translation MLTKFETKSARVKGLSFHPKRPWILTSLHNGVIQLWDYRMCTLIDKFDEHDGPVRGIDFHKQQPLFVSGGDDYKIKVWNYKLRRCLFTLLGHLDYIRTTFFHHEYPWILSASDDQTIRVWNWQSRTCVCVLTGHNHYVMCAQFHPSEDLVVSASLDQTVRVWDISGLRKKNLSPGAVESDVRGITGVDLFGTTDAVVKHVLEGHDRGVNWAAFHPTMPLIVSGADDRQVKIWRMNESKAWEVDTCRGHYNNVSCAVFHPRQELILSNSEDKSIRVWDMSKRTGVQTFRRDHDRFWVLAAHPNLNLFAAGHDGGMIVFKLERERPAYAVHGNMLYYVKDRFLRQLDFNSSKDVAVMQLRSGSKFPVFNMSYNPAENAVLLCTRASNLENSTYDLYTIPKDADSQNPDAPEGKRSSGLTAVWVARNRFAVLDRMHSILIKNLKNEITKKVQVPNCDEIFYAGTGNLLLRDADSITLFDVQQKRTLASVKISKVKYVIWSADMSHVALLAKHAIMICNRKLESLCNIHENIRVKSGAWDESGVFIYTTSNHIKYAVTTGDHGIIRTLDLPIYVTRVKGNNVYCLDRECRPRVLTIDPTEFKFKLALINRKYDEVLHMVRNAKLVGQSIIAYLQKKGYPEVALHFVKDEKTRFSLALECGNIEIALEAAKALDDKNCWEKLGEVALLQGNHQIVEMCYQRTKNFDRLSFLYLITGNLEKLRKMMKIAEIRKDMSGHYQNALYLGDVSERVRILKNCGQKSLAYLTAATHGLDEEAESLKETFDPEKETIPDIDPNAKLLQPPAPIMPLDTNWPLLTVSKGFFEGTIASKGKGGALAADIDIDTVGTEGWGEDAELQLDEDGFVDAGEGFGEEGLGKGQEEGGGWEVEEDLDLPPELDVPAGPAGGAEDGFFVPPTKGTSPAQVWCNNSQLPVDHILAGSFETAMRLLHDQVGVTNFGPYKQLFLQTYARGRTTYQALPCLPSMYGYPHRNWGACVNAETAGHCGRQNYRSTDAVGAKEGSWLEERPPCCWTETQ comes from the exons ATTATCGGATGTGCACCCTGATCGACAAATTCGACGAGCACGATG GACCTGTTCGAGGTATTGACTTCCACAAACAGCAACCTCTCTTTGTTTCTGGAGGTGATGATTACAAAATAAAG GTCTGGAATTACAAATTGCGCCGTTGTCTTTTCACTCTGCTTGGGCACTTGGATTACATTCGCACTACCTTCTTCCACCAC GAATATCCCTGGATCTTGAGCGCTTCTGATGATCAGACAATTCGTGTTTGGAATTGGCAGTCCAGGACTTGTGTTTG TGTGCTGACAGGACACAACCACTATGTGATGTGTGCCCAGTTTCACCCCTCTGAGGACCTGGTAGTGTCAGCCAGCTTGGATCAGACTGTGCGCGTTTGGGATATTTCTG GCCTAAGGAAGAAAAACCTGTCCCCTGGAGCTGTGGAATCGGATGTCAGGGGAATAACCGGGGTGGATTTGTTTGGGACGACAGATGCAGTTGTGAAGCACGTTCTTGAG GGCCATGATCGTGGAGTGAACTGGGCTGCCTTTCACCCCACCATGCCACTTATTGTATCAGGAGCTGATGATCGACAAGTGAAGATCTGGCGGATGAATG AATCGAAGGCCTGGGAGGTCGACACTTGCCGTGGACATTACAACAATGTCTCGTGTGCTGTCTTTCACCCGCGGCAGGAACTGATCCTCAGCAATTCAGAAGACAAGAGCATCCGTGTGTGGGATATGTCTAAACG CACGGGTGTCCAGACATTTCGCCGTGATCATGATCGCTTTTGGGTATTGGCTGCTCATCCCAACCTCAACCTCTTTGCTGCAG GCCATGATGGTGGCATGATTGTGTTCAAACTGGAGCGTGAGCGGCCTGCTTATGCCGTACATGGGAACATGCTGTATTACGTGAAGGACCGTTTCCTCCGCCAGCTTGATTTCAACAGTTCAAAGGACGTTGCTGTCATGCAGCTGCGAAG TGGTTCCAAGTTCCCTGTGTTCAACATGTCATATAACCCAGCTGAGAACGCTGTCCTCCTCTGCACG AGAGCCAGCAACTTGGAGAACAGCACTTATGACCTATACACCATTCCCAAGGATGCAGACTCCCAGAACCCGGATG CCCCTGAAGGGAAACGTTCCTCCGGGCTAACAGCTGTGTGGGTAGCTCGTAACCGCTTTGCAGTCCTGGATCGCATGCATTCG ATCCTAATCAAAAACCTGAAGAATGAGATCACCAAGAAGGTGCAGGTGCCGAACTGCGATGAGATTTTCTATGCTGGCACAGGGAACCTGCTGCTGAGAGATGCAGACTCCATCACCCTGTTTGACGTGCAGCAGAAGCG AACTCTGGCCTCGGTGAAGATCTCCAAGGTGAAATACGTCATCTGGTCGGCTGACATGTCCCATGTAGCTTTGCTGGCTAAGCACG cCATCATGATCTGCAACAGAAAGCTGGAGTCACTGTGTAATATCCATGAAAATATCCGTGTCAAGAGTGGTGCCTGGGATGAGAGTGGTGTTTTCATCTATACCACCAGCAACCACATCAAATATGCTGTCACTACTGG GGATCATGGCATCATCCGCACCTTGGATCTGCCTATTTATGTTACCCGTGTGAAGGGAAACAACGTGTACTGCCTGGACAGAGAATGCCGTCCCAGGGTCCTCACCATTGATCCCACAGAATTCAAGTTCAAACTGGCATTGATCAACAGAAAATATGATGAG GTGCTGCACATGGTGAGGAATGCTAAGCTCGTGGGCCAGTCCATCATTGCCTACCTGCAAAAAAAGGGCTACCCTGAGGTGGCACTGCACTTTGTCAAGGATGAGAAGACCCGGTTCAGCCTGGCACTGGAATGCGGCAACATTGAG ATTGCTCTGGAAGCAGCCAAGGCTCTGGATGACAAGAATTgctgggagaagctgggagaagtgGCATTGCTGCAGGGAAATCACCAAATTGTGGAGATGTGCTACCAACGCACCAAGAATTTTGATAGGCTCTCCTTCCTCTACCTCATCACTGGCAACCTGGAGAAGCTCCGGAAGATGATGAAGATAG cTGAGATCCGTAAAGATATGAGTGGCCACTACCAGAATGCCTTGTATCTAGGAGATGTGTCAGAGAGGGTGAGGATCCTGAAGAACTGTGGGCAAA AGTCCCTGGCCTATCTCACAGCTGCAACTCATGGTCTggatgaggaagctgaaagccTGAAGGAAACATTTGATCCTGAAAAGGAAACA ATTCCAGACATTGATCCCAATGCAAAAttgctgcagcctcctgcccctaTCATGCCTCTGGATACCAACTGGCCGTTGCTGACTGTCTCCAAGGGATTCTTCGAAGGAACAATTGCTAGCAAAG GCAAAGGGGGTGCTTTGGCTGCAGATATTGATATTGACACTGTTGGCACTGAAGGCTGGGGTGAAGATGCAGAGTTGCAGCTGGATGAAG ATGGTTTTGTGGATGCTGGAGAAGGCTTTGGAGAAGAAGGCCTAGGTAAAGGACAGGAAGAAGGAGGCGGATGGGAAGTTGAGGAAGATTTGGACCTTCCCCCTGAACTG GATGTACCTGCTGGACCAGCAGGAGGAGCTGAGGATGGTTTCTTTGTGCCACCCACCAAAGGCACCAGCCCTGCTCAG GTGTGGTGTAACAATTCTCAGCTTCCTGTTGATCACATCCTGGCAGGCTCCTTTGAAACAGCAATGAGA CTCCTTCATGACCAGGTAGGAGTCACAAACTTCGGTCCCTACAAGCAGCTGTTCCTGCAGACCTATGCCCGTGGCCGTACGACCTATCAAGCCCTGCCTTGTCTCCCTTCCATGTATGGATACCCGCATCGCAACTG GGGAGCTTGTGTTAATGCAGAGACAGCTGGGCATTGTGGGAGGCAGAATTACAGAAGCACAGATGCTGTTGGTGCTAAG gaaggaagctggctTGAAGAACGCCCTCCCTGCTGTTGGACTGAAACTCAATGA